One Brachybacterium aquaticum genomic region harbors:
- a CDS encoding nucleoside/nucleotide kinase family protein, whose protein sequence is MDEITAEGAVERALALLDEARRTGTRRLFGIAGAPGAGKSTLTALLAERLPAGSCAVVPMDGFHLADVALERLGRSARKGAADTFDAGGYVALLQRLRTQLPGDEPVWAPMFERDLEQPLAGAIEVRADVPLVVTEGNYLLLDEGPFAQVSGLLDARWFVEAPEELRHEWLIARHERFGKNPEKAREWALGPDEDNARLIAGTRDRADVVVRMS, encoded by the coding sequence GTGGATGAGATCACGGCCGAGGGGGCGGTCGAGCGTGCGCTCGCGCTCCTGGACGAGGCCCGACGGACCGGCACCCGGCGACTGTTCGGGATCGCGGGCGCGCCGGGGGCGGGGAAGTCGACGCTGACGGCGCTGCTCGCGGAGCGGCTGCCGGCGGGGTCGTGCGCGGTGGTGCCGATGGACGGTTTCCATCTCGCCGACGTGGCGCTCGAGAGGCTTGGTCGCTCAGCGCGGAAGGGCGCGGCCGACACCTTCGACGCGGGAGGGTACGTGGCGCTGCTGCAGCGCCTGCGCACCCAGCTGCCCGGGGATGAGCCGGTGTGGGCGCCGATGTTCGAGCGGGACCTCGAGCAGCCCCTCGCAGGCGCGATCGAGGTGCGCGCCGACGTGCCGCTCGTGGTGACCGAGGGGAACTACCTACTGCTCGACGAGGGACCGTTCGCGCAGGTGAGCGGCCTGCTGGATGCGCGCTGGTTCGTCGAGGCACCGGAGGAGCTGCGCCACGAGTGGCTCATCGCCCGGCACGAGCGGTTCGGGAAGAACCCGGAGAAGGCACGGGAGTGGGCGCTCGGGCCGGACGAGGACAACGCCCGCCTGATCGCGGGAACCCGCGACCGGGCGGACGTCGTGGTCCGGATGAGCTGA
- a CDS encoding UvrD-helicase domain-containing protein codes for MSTFTLINASAGSGKTYTLTREIAQRVAEGLDPSQLIATTFTVKAAAELRDRVRRTLLEGGQLDAARGVDSALISTVNSVSGELLREFALDAGISPDVQVLDEDRQKDAFRAAIDETAAAAGTRAADLLARTEHDGEEEPDLPYGASPSWRAHVRALASRARTNLLGADALRDAIEPSFAEYAAAALPASEAEDRRPAWRDGIASAIEALWADVRSSEAGDGPFTVAGAGTVRKHLSTLEAVLRSVSDPDRAPWSAWARIAKVAEPRDKGYAYVKNVDAALLGIARTILEELPANPALHRDIHDLVALVMGTAAESLEAYQTFKDELGLIDFIDQEVRTLELLRSSDRAREVIRSRFRLLAVDEFQDTSPVQLALFLELSSLVEHTIWVGDPKQAIYGFRDADPQLMLEIIARIEAGAAELGAAEVKDLAHSWRSQEQVLSLVDAVFPRVFPDLPRERVVTTAAPGAIARRAADGHRPGRLEAWTPSVPKSLTYGQHATAIADGILTLLTEEGASPAEIAVLVRSNCRAEDVIAALTARGIPASGEGAPLLATREGRLVRAALAVTLDLSDTLALTELVDLLPDHPAHGTWFADLAAQSDRTARTELFASWWRAPVLDGLRALREGAISLTPVEMITAVIDALDLPERLRSWSCPDQRLRTLDALRAVAAEYAEQARATSSPITLTGLRIALDAVDRGPDLTGTPDTVWVGTIHGAKGLEWPHVVVMLDHSPTVRAQTSGAFVVPAETLDVSAPLAGRSPRYWPEVLPRFGPLQEGLEASAHAQRRARSEREESGRLQYVALTRAADVTVLSGPGTAPVLDLLVPGEEPLLSWSAGADGIAVRGEASLPAVMRSPAGVLEDGPAGFSARRTPLAATDLTGPRVETEQVRARFQASGVASAEDLGTVHAPRTIGRRLVTNGGPQWERVGEAIHAYLALPLAHLSEAQKASAAQRLVERWAVTRAVGSEMLQEAGQAWASFVADEFPGAEELTEQPISWWNEEDQVMEGWIDTLLRLPSGEIVLVDHKTYPGDHPVEHVREKYLGQLTTYSRALAASGIAPSQVLIHLPLRGEVLEVSLRG; via the coding sequence ATGAGCACGTTCACCCTGATCAACGCCTCCGCCGGGTCCGGGAAGACCTACACCCTCACCCGCGAGATCGCGCAGCGGGTCGCGGAGGGGCTGGACCCCTCGCAGCTGATCGCCACCACCTTCACCGTCAAGGCCGCCGCCGAGCTGCGCGACCGGGTGCGCCGCACCCTGCTCGAGGGCGGCCAGCTCGACGCCGCCCGCGGCGTGGACAGCGCCCTGATCAGCACCGTCAACTCGGTCTCCGGGGAGCTGCTGCGCGAGTTCGCGCTGGACGCCGGGATCTCCCCCGACGTGCAGGTCCTCGACGAGGACCGGCAGAAGGACGCCTTCCGCGCCGCGATCGACGAGACCGCCGCAGCCGCCGGGACCCGCGCCGCGGACCTGCTGGCCCGCACCGAGCATGACGGCGAGGAGGAGCCCGACCTGCCCTACGGCGCCTCCCCGTCCTGGCGGGCGCACGTGCGGGCGCTCGCCTCCCGCGCCCGCACCAACCTCCTCGGCGCGGACGCGCTGCGGGATGCGATCGAGCCGTCATTCGCCGAGTACGCCGCGGCGGCGCTGCCCGCGTCGGAGGCGGAGGACCGTCGGCCGGCCTGGCGCGACGGGATCGCGAGCGCGATCGAGGCCCTGTGGGCGGACGTGCGCAGCTCCGAGGCCGGGGACGGGCCCTTCACCGTGGCGGGCGCCGGGACCGTGCGCAAGCACCTCTCGACCCTCGAGGCCGTGCTGCGCAGCGTGAGCGACCCGGACCGGGCGCCGTGGAGCGCCTGGGCGCGGATCGCGAAGGTCGCCGAGCCCCGGGACAAGGGCTACGCGTACGTCAAGAACGTCGACGCGGCGCTGCTCGGCATCGCCAGGACGATCCTCGAGGAGCTGCCCGCGAACCCCGCCCTGCACCGCGACATCCACGACCTCGTCGCGCTCGTGATGGGCACCGCCGCCGAGTCCCTCGAGGCGTACCAGACCTTCAAGGACGAGCTGGGGCTGATCGACTTCATCGACCAGGAGGTGCGCACCCTCGAGCTGCTGCGCAGCAGCGACCGGGCCCGCGAGGTGATCCGCTCCCGCTTCCGCCTGCTCGCGGTGGACGAGTTCCAGGACACCTCCCCCGTCCAGCTCGCCCTGTTCCTCGAGCTGTCCTCGCTGGTGGAGCACACGATCTGGGTGGGCGACCCGAAGCAGGCGATCTACGGCTTCCGCGACGCGGACCCGCAGCTCATGCTCGAGATCATCGCCCGGATCGAGGCGGGCGCCGCGGAGCTCGGCGCCGCCGAGGTGAAGGACCTGGCGCACTCCTGGCGCTCCCAGGAGCAGGTGCTGTCCCTGGTCGACGCCGTGTTCCCGCGCGTCTTCCCCGACCTGCCGCGCGAGCGCGTGGTCACCACGGCCGCGCCGGGCGCGATCGCACGTCGAGCGGCCGACGGGCACCGCCCGGGCCGGCTCGAGGCGTGGACCCCGTCCGTCCCGAAGTCGCTCACCTACGGGCAGCACGCGACCGCGATCGCCGACGGGATCCTCACCCTGCTCACCGAGGAGGGCGCCTCCCCCGCCGAGATCGCGGTGCTCGTGCGCTCGAACTGCCGCGCCGAGGACGTGATCGCGGCCCTGACCGCCCGCGGCATCCCCGCCTCCGGCGAGGGCGCGCCGCTGCTCGCCACCCGCGAGGGACGCCTGGTCCGGGCCGCGCTCGCGGTCACCTTGGACCTCTCCGACACCCTCGCCCTCACCGAGCTCGTGGACCTGCTCCCGGACCATCCCGCGCACGGGACCTGGTTCGCGGACCTCGCCGCGCAGAGCGACCGCACCGCACGCACCGAGCTGTTCGCGAGCTGGTGGCGGGCACCGGTGCTCGACGGGCTGCGCGCCCTGCGCGAGGGCGCGATCTCCCTGACCCCCGTCGAGATGATCACCGCCGTGATCGATGCGCTGGACCTGCCCGAGCGGCTGCGGTCCTGGTCCTGTCCCGATCAGCGCCTGCGCACCCTGGACGCGCTGCGTGCCGTCGCCGCCGAGTACGCCGAGCAGGCCCGGGCCACCTCCTCCCCCATCACACTGACCGGTCTGCGGATCGCCCTGGACGCGGTGGACCGCGGCCCCGACCTCACCGGCACCCCGGACACCGTGTGGGTGGGCACGATCCACGGCGCCAAGGGCCTGGAATGGCCGCACGTCGTGGTCATGCTCGACCACAGCCCGACCGTACGCGCGCAGACCTCGGGCGCGTTCGTGGTGCCGGCGGAGACCCTCGACGTCTCTGCCCCGCTCGCAGGCCGCTCGCCCCGGTACTGGCCGGAGGTGCTGCCCCGCTTCGGCCCGCTGCAGGAGGGGCTCGAGGCGTCCGCCCATGCCCAGCGTCGGGCCCGCTCCGAGCGCGAGGAGTCCGGGCGCCTGCAGTACGTGGCGCTCACCCGCGCGGCCGACGTCACCGTGCTCAGCGGCCCCGGCACGGCGCCAGTGCTCGACCTGCTCGTCCCCGGCGAGGAGCCGCTGCTGTCATGGTCCGCGGGGGCCGACGGGATCGCCGTGCGCGGGGAGGCGTCGCTGCCGGCCGTGATGCGATCTCCCGCAGGGGTGCTCGAGGACGGGCCGGCGGGGTTCTCCGCGCGTCGGACGCCGCTCGCCGCGACGGATCTGACCGGACCGCGGGTCGAGACGGAGCAGGTGAGGGCCCGTTTCCAGGCGTCAGGGGTGGCGTCGGCGGAGGATCTCGGCACGGTGCACGCGCCGCGCACGATCGGGCGGCGGCTCGTCACGAACGGCGGGCCGCAGTGGGAGCGGGTCGGCGAGGCGATCCACGCCTATCTCGCGCTGCCGCTCGCGCACCTGAGCGAGGCGCAGAAGGCGTCGGCCGCGCAGCGGCTCGTGGAGCGCTGGGCCGTGACCCGCGCCGTCGGCTCCGAGATGCTGCAGGAGGCCGGACAGGCGTGGGCGTCGTTCGTCGCGGACGAGTTCCCCGGGGCGGAGGAGCTCACCGAGCAGCCGATCTCCTGGTGGAACGAGGAGGATCAGGTGATGGAGGGGTGGATCGACACCCTGCTGCGCCTGCCCTCCGGTGAGATCGTGCTCGTGGACCACAAGACCTACCCCGGCGATCACCCGGTCGAGCACGTGCGCGAGAAGTACCTCGGGCAGCTGACCACGTACTCCCGCGCCCTCGCGGCGAGCGGCATAGCGCCCTCACAGGTGCTCATCCACCTGCCGCTGCGCGGCGAGGTGCTCGAGGTGAGCCTTCGTGGATGA
- a CDS encoding FBP domain-containing protein, with protein MLSFTESQLRDAFVNASKGEAKRAALPDLAAVDFDALDYLGWQDPKRPRQYYVALDLDGEPAVLLLRGPENPPAKKLLCAWCEDIIDGVHAASFVAPLAGESGRRGNTVGTAICADFRCSRNVRREPSSFELRTEDPALLAYHREQKIQGLRERSTGFVRSVLARS; from the coding sequence CTCCTTCACCGAATCCCAGCTCCGCGACGCCTTCGTCAACGCCTCCAAGGGCGAGGCGAAGCGCGCCGCCCTGCCCGACCTCGCGGCCGTCGACTTCGACGCGCTCGACTACCTCGGCTGGCAGGACCCCAAGCGGCCCCGCCAGTACTACGTCGCTCTCGACCTGGACGGCGAGCCCGCCGTGCTGCTCCTGCGCGGCCCGGAGAACCCGCCCGCGAAGAAGCTGCTGTGCGCGTGGTGCGAGGACATCATCGACGGTGTGCACGCCGCGTCGTTCGTCGCGCCGCTCGCGGGCGAGTCCGGCCGACGCGGCAACACCGTCGGCACGGCCATCTGCGCGGACTTCCGCTGCTCGCGCAACGTACGACGGGAGCCGTCCTCCTTCGAGCTGCGCACCGAGGACCCGGCCCTGCTCGCCTACCACCGCGAGCAGAAGATCCAGGGGCTGCGCGAGCGCTCCACCGGCTTCGTCCGCTCTGTCCTCGCCCGTAGCTGA